The proteins below come from a single Candidatus Edwardsbacteria bacterium genomic window:
- a CDS encoding TonB-dependent receptor, with protein sequence MRYLRLLAGLMAIISADVVLAGNTGKIAGQVTDAGTGLSLYGAVVSLVGTNIGTFTDDGGNYYLINIPPGSYSVRVQMTGYASLTVIDVKCTQDITSKLNLKLKVAPIKAEGIVVTAERPIVDKELTATRRTIKIEDLVMMPWDTPEKAVASQPGVVVRSQEFYIRGGRSDEVSYLLDGISVRDAVEGYSGLLVNSNALSDLSLLTGIFDAQYGEVMSGVINASIKDGGNPKFNFYANSGDLFSQQWGRGYQNYQMDYGRTLYDGKVKVFGAADLALTDDWQPHRELVPNQGRQDYSGLIKAIYAAPLGIRLTALGAQSRSQYGYYGHDWYFFPGSYRSDFRKGRLGSLNINQSLSNSTFYNLNLGWFWNTGKFGVRDTFWDIGRHWWEDIRFFDYQDNQIYYDENGVAHFTAGYNPYGYDRMLFYRYGSYWKFRDRATDQRFAKFDITSQVNNIHQLKLGADLKFYRINNFYLYPTANGVPIFDAYEKKPSTQAVYLQDKIEYQGLVVNLGLRYERIDPQVSATALGLWAQDLDNIDLSSKSIYSPRIGLSYIISPVTTFHLGYGKYFQQPQFQHFYQYLGAYNAIELKGNILGNPALRPPTTTSLEFGTVTEVGKEWSFDFTIYSKDIRHLIGVEYVPSIPEAYYQYRNIDNATSKGFEVTLKKHLGQHFTGLVQYSYAKAEGSGSSPQAVWEKYLSTVKGESLGTLPQESIPLDFDQRNKVSLEASIFSKEAQGAGFLDNWVKSENTLNLIFQYGSGLPSTIAPVDTVARDAESLSDDRSSATKQLDLKFSKKIKLGRLAGYLSLEILNLFNWENFNYSYQREIGPYEIYTRDWQPRSPTSDYSSASPYYDQDGDLNHNGVFEVSEQWDRWDYFNNLYNSNPALSSMPRLMRLGFRVSF encoded by the coding sequence ATGCGATATCTGCGGCTGTTGGCCGGGTTGATGGCCATTATTTCTGCGGATGTGGTCCTGGCCGGAAATACCGGAAAGATCGCCGGGCAGGTTACCGATGCCGGAACCGGCCTGTCTTTGTACGGGGCGGTGGTCTCGTTGGTGGGAACCAATATCGGGACATTTACCGATGATGGCGGAAATTATTATTTGATAAATATCCCGCCGGGAAGCTACAGCGTCCGGGTCCAGATGACGGGATATGCATCGCTGACCGTGATCGACGTCAAATGCACCCAGGATATTACATCCAAGCTTAATTTAAAATTAAAGGTGGCTCCCATAAAGGCGGAAGGCATCGTGGTAACCGCCGAACGGCCGATAGTGGACAAGGAGCTCACCGCCACCAGGCGGACCATCAAGATCGAGGATCTGGTCATGATGCCCTGGGATACCCCGGAGAAGGCGGTGGCCAGTCAGCCGGGGGTGGTGGTCAGGTCCCAGGAGTTCTACATCCGGGGGGGGCGGTCGGACGAAGTCAGCTACCTGCTGGACGGCATTTCTGTCCGGGACGCGGTGGAGGGCTATTCCGGCCTGCTGGTCAACAGCAACGCCCTTTCCGACCTTAGCCTGCTGACAGGCATATTCGATGCCCAATACGGGGAAGTAATGTCCGGCGTCATAAATGCCTCCATTAAGGACGGGGGAAACCCGAAATTCAATTTTTATGCAAATAGCGGCGACCTGTTCAGCCAGCAGTGGGGAAGGGGCTATCAAAACTACCAGATGGATTACGGGCGCACGTTATATGACGGCAAAGTTAAAGTTTTCGGTGCAGCCGACCTGGCGCTAACGGACGATTGGCAGCCCCACCGGGAGCTGGTGCCGAACCAGGGCCGCCAGGATTACTCCGGCCTGATCAAGGCGATATACGCCGCACCTCTGGGAATCAGGCTGACCGCCCTGGGAGCCCAGTCCCGGAGCCAGTATGGCTATTACGGACACGACTGGTATTTTTTTCCGGGGAGCTACCGGTCAGATTTTCGCAAGGGCCGGCTGGGATCCCTGAACATCAACCAGTCATTAAGCAACTCCACCTTTTATAATCTTAACCTGGGCTGGTTCTGGAACACCGGAAAGTTCGGGGTGCGGGACACCTTCTGGGACATCGGGCGCCACTGGTGGGAGGACATCAGATTCTTTGACTACCAGGACAACCAGATATACTATGACGAAAACGGAGTGGCCCATTTCACCGCCGGCTATAATCCCTATGGATACGACAGGATGCTGTTCTACCGGTACGGCAGCTACTGGAAATTTCGGGACCGGGCCACCGATCAGCGCTTTGCAAAATTCGATATCACCTCTCAGGTTAACAACATCCACCAGTTAAAGCTGGGGGCCGATCTCAAGTTCTACCGGATAAACAATTTTTACCTTTATCCCACCGCCAACGGAGTTCCGATATTTGACGCATATGAAAAAAAGCCCTCCACCCAGGCAGTCTATCTGCAGGACAAAATAGAATACCAGGGGCTGGTGGTCAACCTTGGTCTGCGTTATGAACGGATAGACCCGCAGGTGTCGGCCACCGCTCTGGGGTTATGGGCCCAGGACCTGGATAACATCGATTTAAGTTCCAAGAGCATATACAGCCCCAGAATAGGCCTGTCTTATATCATCTCACCGGTTACCACCTTTCATCTGGGCTACGGCAAATATTTTCAGCAACCCCAGTTCCAGCATTTCTACCAGTATCTGGGGGCCTATAATGCCATCGAGCTCAAGGGGAACATCCTGGGCAACCCGGCGCTGCGGCCCCCCACCACCACCAGCCTGGAGTTCGGCACCGTTACCGAGGTCGGCAAAGAATGGAGTTTTGATTTCACCATATATAGCAAGGACATCCGCCACTTGATAGGGGTGGAATATGTCCCCTCTATCCCTGAGGCCTATTACCAGTACCGCAATATAGACAACGCCACTTCCAAGGGTTTTGAGGTGACCCTTAAGAAGCACCTGGGACAGCATTTTACCGGGCTGGTGCAGTACAGTTACGCCAAGGCTGAGGGCTCCGGCTCCAGCCCCCAGGCAGTATGGGAAAAATACCTGTCCACCGTCAAGGGCGAATCGCTGGGCACCCTGCCCCAGGAATCCATCCCCCTGGACTTTGACCAGCGCAACAAAGTTTCCCTGGAAGCCTCAATTTTCAGCAAAGAGGCTCAAGGAGCAGGGTTCCTTGACAATTGGGTGAAGTCGGAGAACACCCTCAACCTGATATTCCAGTACGGCAGCGGACTGCCGTCCACCATCGCCCCGGTGGATACGGTCGCCCGCGACGCAGAATCGCTCAGCGACGACCGCAGCAGCGCCACCAAACAACTGGACCTGAAATTTTCCAAAAAGATAAAACTTGGCCGACTGGCCGGCTACTTAAGCCTGGAGATACTGAATCTTTTCAACTGGGAGAATTTCAATTATTCCTATCAGCGGGAGATCGGTCCCTACGAGATATACACCAGGGACTGGCAGCCCCGCTCACCCACTTCGGATTATTCCTCGGCATCGCCCTATTACGACCAGGACGGAGACCTGAATCATAATGGGGTCTTTGAAGTATCCGAGCAATGGGACCGGTGGGATTATTTTAACAATCTGTATAATTCCAATCCGGCCCTAAGTTCCATGCCCCGCCTGATGCGGCTGGGTTTCAGGGTCAGTTTTTAA
- a CDS encoding PEGA domain-containing protein, with amino-acid sequence MKILKFLALPAAIIMAGSCSHDPVYPSIGSLYVSTDPAGAEILIDGQTKNRLTPAKIDGITVGWHTVSLRYYRCKEWKQQVEIKPAQTRTLIIKMTNIAPAVIQTVNLTYFGVDMDYAPEARKLFIANKSSFYLTELTLGDSTIISSTDRLVGSWQYLVAASEKANRIYAKITGDSLAVMELTSGTLLKKIPPPRHLGVKNLTFSPDGQYLYAVNSADSSIFIYQTGADTIVKILKLKGEPNEVVGNLSNDNLYVTFDKENRLARVDASTGDELAGTATGTDPMGLFWDLDYQNIGVCNSANRTLMLADALGLGGPTSPVFPYGSIVCDACYSANGTHLWVLQSYPPSTGGDPPPPPGRLALIYKPTWQFVGHYDLGLIPLKIAQSPDGRFIYVLNYLGKDVRVFRTDLMN; translated from the coding sequence ATGAAGATATTAAAATTCCTGGCATTGCCGGCGGCCATAATTATGGCCGGCAGTTGCAGTCACGATCCGGTCTATCCCTCCATCGGCTCGTTATACGTTTCTACCGACCCGGCGGGGGCAGAGATCCTGATAGACGGCCAGACCAAAAACAGATTAACCCCGGCCAAGATAGACGGCATTACGGTAGGCTGGCATACCGTAAGCCTGCGGTATTACCGATGCAAGGAATGGAAACAGCAGGTGGAGATCAAACCAGCGCAGACCCGGACTTTGATAATAAAGATGACCAATATCGCTCCTGCTGTCATCCAAACGGTCAACCTTACTTATTTCGGGGTGGACATGGACTACGCCCCCGAGGCCCGGAAGCTGTTCATTGCCAACAAGTCCAGCTTTTACTTGACCGAGCTGACCCTGGGCGATTCCACCATTATCTCCTCGACCGACCGGCTGGTCGGTTCCTGGCAGTATTTGGTGGCTGCCAGTGAAAAGGCAAACCGGATCTACGCCAAGATAACCGGGGACAGCCTGGCGGTGATGGAGCTTACTTCCGGAACTTTGCTTAAGAAGATCCCACCGCCCCGCCATCTGGGGGTAAAAAACTTGACCTTCTCCCCGGACGGACAATATCTTTATGCTGTCAACTCGGCCGACAGCAGCATCTTTATCTATCAGACCGGCGCAGACACCATAGTTAAAATCCTAAAACTCAAAGGTGAACCCAATGAAGTGGTCGGCAACCTGTCAAACGATAATTTATATGTTACTTTTGACAAAGAAAACCGGCTGGCCAGGGTAGACGCCAGCACCGGAGACGAACTGGCCGGCACGGCTACCGGAACCGATCCCATGGGGCTGTTCTGGGATCTGGATTACCAGAACATCGGAGTCTGCAATTCCGCCAACCGCACCCTGATGCTGGCCGATGCCTTGGGGCTAGGCGGGCCTACCAGCCCGGTCTTCCCGTATGGTAGCATTGTTTGCGATGCCTGTTACTCGGCCAACGGGACCCACCTATGGGTGCTGCAATCCTACCCCCCCAGCACCGGCGGCGACCCCCCGCCTCCCCCCGGTCGGCTGGCTCTGATATATAAACCCACCTGGCAGTTCGTGGGCCATTACGATCTGGGGTTGATTCCCTTAAAGATCGCGCAATCTCCGGACGGCAGGTTCATTTATGTTTTAAACTATCTGGGCAAAGACGTGAGGGTGTTCAGGACAGACCTGATGAACTAA